The following proteins are encoded in a genomic region of uncultured Vibrio sp.:
- a CDS encoding sulfite exporter TauE/SafE family protein has protein sequence MNPDFIGALMIGLVGSGHCMGMCGGIASLLSMGSSPAQSSPLIPLFYNLGRLTSYALFGALIGGAISGLSELSGLAHSLAWLRFVAAIFMILVALYIAKWWQGLLAIEKLGQTLWKFISPAGKSLLPLKSSFHALPFGFVWGWLPCGLVYSALTWSAVSGSAMNGGLIMLAFGIGTLPSMLAISYGASYFQKLQKSLIFRNISALILIGYGTYTAAGAMQMLGFI, from the coding sequence ATGAATCCAGATTTTATCGGTGCGTTAATGATCGGACTCGTTGGGTCCGGTCATTGTATGGGCATGTGCGGTGGTATTGCCTCTTTACTTTCTATGGGCTCATCACCAGCCCAAAGCTCTCCTTTGATTCCACTCTTCTACAATCTGGGACGATTGACCAGTTATGCGTTATTTGGTGCCCTTATCGGTGGAGCTATTTCGGGATTGTCTGAATTAAGTGGATTAGCCCACTCTCTTGCATGGCTACGCTTTGTGGCAGCAATATTTATGATTTTAGTTGCCCTTTATATCGCTAAATGGTGGCAAGGCTTGCTCGCGATCGAAAAACTGGGTCAGACACTTTGGAAGTTCATATCTCCGGCAGGAAAAAGTCTGCTACCGTTGAAAAGCTCGTTTCATGCACTGCCATTCGGTTTTGTTTGGGGATGGCTGCCATGTGGTTTAGTCTATTCAGCCTTAACTTGGTCGGCCGTTTCAGGAAGCGCGATGAACGGTGGTTTGATCATGCTGGCATTTGGAATAGGAACCCTTCCTTCCATGCTTGCTATCAGCTACGGGGCAAGTTATTTTCAGAAACTGCAAAAATCATTAATATTTAGAAACATATCTGCATTAATTCTTATAGGTTATGGAACGTATACTGCTGCGGGTGCCATGCAAATGCTTGGTTTCATATAA
- the ccoS gene encoding cbb3-type cytochrome oxidase assembly protein CcoS: MESIYILIPIAIVLVCVAVAIFLWAVRSEQFEDLERQGHNILLDEEDQSDNKKS, translated from the coding sequence ATGGAAAGTATTTATATCTTAATTCCCATCGCCATTGTTTTGGTTTGTGTTGCTGTCGCTATTTTTCTTTGGGCTGTTCGAAGTGAACAGTTTGAAGATCTCGAGCGTCAGGGCCACAACATACTGCTCGATGAAGAAGACCAGTCTGATAACAAAAAATCGTAG
- a CDS encoding FNR family transcription factor, which produces MISEKPATKRVQSGGCAIHCQDCSISQLCIPFTLNESELDQLDQIIERKKPIQKGQELFKAGDELKSLYAIRSGTIKSYTITEQGDEQITAFHLAGDLVGFDAITGDCHPSFAQALETSMVCEIPYEILDDLSGKMPKLRQQIMRLMSNEIKGDQEMILLLSKKNAEERLAAFLFNLSTRFSQRGFSPREFRLTMTRGDIGNYLGLTVETISRLLGRFQKSEILSVKGKYITILDHDALMELAGVTAE; this is translated from the coding sequence ATGATTTCTGAAAAACCTGCAACAAAGCGTGTCCAATCAGGTGGTTGTGCAATTCACTGCCAAGATTGTAGCATCAGTCAGTTGTGTATCCCATTCACTCTGAATGAATCTGAACTTGATCAGCTTGACCAAATCATTGAGCGTAAGAAGCCGATTCAAAAAGGCCAAGAGCTGTTCAAAGCAGGCGACGAGCTTAAGTCTTTGTACGCTATCCGTTCTGGCACAATCAAAAGCTATACAATCACTGAGCAAGGCGACGAACAAATAACGGCGTTTCATTTAGCGGGTGATCTGGTAGGCTTTGACGCTATTACTGGGGACTGTCACCCAAGTTTTGCCCAGGCTTTGGAAACGTCTATGGTATGTGAAATTCCATACGAAATTCTAGATGACTTGTCAGGTAAAATGCCTAAGCTTCGCCAGCAAATTATGCGTCTTATGAGTAACGAAATCAAAGGCGATCAGGAGATGATCCTGCTTCTTTCTAAGAAGAATGCTGAAGAGCGTCTAGCTGCATTCCTGTTCAACCTATCAACCCGTTTCTCTCAACGTGGCTTTAGTCCTAGAGAATTCCGCCTAACCATGACTCGTGGTGATATCGGTAACTATCTTGGTTTGACCGTTGAAACAATCAGCCGTCTTCTTGGACGTTTCCAAAAATCTGAGATATTAAGTGTTAAAGGTAAATATATCACTATCTTAGATCACGATGCGTTGATGGAACTTGCAGGCGTAACGGCAGAGTAA